In Acidianus brierleyi, one genomic interval encodes:
- the htpX gene encoding zinc metalloprotease HtpX: protein MNFALIKLKLGMVVASVGVFLLGFALVYAVAGYFFGVAFAPAVIIGILSFLIVLNIVQWLFGPYLINAMYRAVEVSPTDPKYGWLVDLVDEVAMYNHLDIPKVYIADVPFPNAFAYGSPIAGKRVAITLPLLKILNKDEIKAVLGHELGHLRHRDVQLLMAIGLIPTLIFFLGYSLMWGGMLGEGNRNNNAGSMWLIGIALLAVSYMFQFLVLYINRLREAYADVNSATTIPNGAENLQRALAKITLSVDPNTLEKYKKRNNNQMMNMLFFSPMDINEDVSDMDVEQLINYWKTEKVPWYADFFSDHPASPKRIQLLERLKNSIY from the coding sequence ATGAACTTTGCACTAATAAAATTAAAACTAGGTATGGTAGTGGCTAGTGTAGGAGTTTTTCTCCTAGGGTTTGCTTTAGTTTATGCTGTAGCAGGGTATTTCTTTGGAGTAGCGTTTGCTCCGGCAGTAATTATTGGAATATTATCTTTTCTGATAGTATTGAATATAGTTCAATGGCTATTTGGTCCATATTTGATTAATGCTATGTACAGGGCTGTGGAAGTATCGCCTACTGATCCTAAGTATGGTTGGTTGGTAGATTTAGTAGACGAGGTAGCAATGTATAATCATCTAGATATTCCTAAAGTCTATATAGCCGATGTTCCATTTCCTAATGCTTTTGCATATGGAAGCCCTATAGCTGGTAAAAGAGTTGCTATAACTTTGCCTTTATTAAAAATATTAAATAAAGACGAAATTAAGGCTGTATTAGGCCATGAACTAGGCCATTTAAGGCATAGAGATGTTCAGTTATTAATGGCGATAGGTCTGATACCTACATTGATATTCTTTTTAGGATACTCTCTAATGTGGGGAGGAATGTTAGGTGAAGGAAATAGAAATAACAATGCTGGTTCTATGTGGTTAATAGGCATTGCATTATTAGCAGTAAGTTATATGTTTCAATTTCTAGTTCTATACATAAATAGATTAAGAGAAGCTTATGCGGATGTTAACTCTGCTACAACTATACCTAACGGTGCGGAGAATCTACAGAGAGCTTTAGCTAAGATAACACTTTCAGTTGATCCTAACACATTGGAGAAATATAAGAAAAGAAATAATAATCAAATGATGAATATGTTATTTTTCTCGCCAATGGATATAAATGAAGACGTTAGTGATATGGATGTAGAGCAATTAATAAACTATTGGAAGACAGAAAAAGTGCCTTGGTATGCAGATTTCTTTAGCGATCATCCTGCATCACCTAAGAGAATTCAACTACTTGAGAGACTTAAGAATAGTATTTATTAA
- a CDS encoding CBS domain-containing protein, whose amino-acid sequence MEETVKDYMKTEVISVDKSKSIKEVAEVMTKNNVGSVIVTENKKPLGIVTERDIVRAIGKGKDLNAKAEEIMTASLITIKIDSPITGALSLMRTYNIRHLPVVDYDGNLSGIISIRDIARALDDFYESGAE is encoded by the coding sequence ATGGAGGAAACTGTAAAAGATTACATGAAAACTGAGGTAATAAGTGTAGATAAATCTAAGTCAATAAAAGAAGTAGCCGAAGTTATGACTAAGAACAATGTAGGATCAGTTATTGTAACTGAGAACAAAAAGCCATTAGGAATAGTTACTGAACGAGATATAGTAAGAGCAATAGGAAAAGGAAAAGATTTGAATGCAAAAGCCGAAGAAATTATGACTGCATCATTGATAACCATAAAAATAGACTCGCCAATCACTGGAGCTTTAAGTTTAATGAGAACATACAATATCCGTCATCTTCCAGTAGTCGATTATGATGGAAATCTTTCCGGAATAATATCAATAAGAGATATAGCAAGAGCCCTGGACGATTTTTATGAAAGCGGAGCAGAGTGA
- a CDS encoding teichoic acid transporter — MKNKENKPKRKPGLVRIGLFNLLLRLAISPLSFVFSLLMVKYLSDISAVTFGAWQTMFVLITGYFVIPADIFSNITSRYAAEGKKVGGILLINGIAGVLAISIYLLIIPFINPLLGGNFAKYFYFSSILVFLFYIFDITRSIALGRSPRVNAISASVFQIIRLIAGIILMFIFNLSIFAVILAYSLGYIAQILINILFSNANLQIDLKIAFKAIKKSIVFITSYIQNIIEASLVWIAVYLVRTALPVSYFESALIISNIVIWSGSITDGLILKLAENKDPDLLETATKLFFLAGSFFLLLTFVDGDPLLFILRPEYIEAFLALIVLSISNFLRGLYTIFYRGIYMADTTLSTEGSGELKGSTANLIRRNIFISIIGLSFSTCLMIILKTFSFSSPALAIAITLGLLINSIGMLTTAYISAKNIYRLIFPKIESVVPLIATVVSSLPFLIRYMEGNLPKFRAIHEIEIMLIYTLISSSIFVIINIALNPYARQLFIMIIKRIKNL, encoded by the coding sequence ATGAAAAACAAAGAAAATAAGCCTAAGAGAAAACCCGGCTTAGTTAGAATAGGGCTATTTAATTTACTTCTAAGACTAGCTATATCACCATTATCCTTTGTTTTTTCTCTGCTTATGGTTAAGTACCTATCTGATATTTCTGCTGTAACATTTGGTGCATGGCAGACAATGTTCGTACTAATAACTGGATATTTTGTAATTCCTGCAGATATATTCTCAAATATAACAAGTAGATATGCAGCAGAAGGTAAAAAAGTAGGTGGAATTTTGCTTATAAATGGAATAGCAGGAGTTTTAGCTATAAGCATATACCTTCTCATAATACCTTTCATTAATCCACTTTTAGGCGGAAACTTTGCAAAATATTTTTATTTTTCATCAATTTTAGTATTTTTATTCTATATTTTTGATATCACTAGATCAATTGCGCTTGGAAGATCACCAAGAGTTAACGCAATATCAGCTTCAGTTTTTCAAATAATTAGATTAATAGCTGGTATAATACTTATGTTTATATTTAATTTGTCTATATTTGCAGTAATTTTAGCTTATTCTTTGGGTTATATAGCACAAATTTTAATAAATATATTATTTTCAAATGCAAATTTGCAAATCGATTTGAAAATAGCATTCAAAGCAATTAAAAAATCTATAGTTTTCATAACTTCATATATTCAGAACATAATTGAAGCAAGCTTAGTATGGATAGCAGTTTATTTAGTTAGAACTGCACTACCAGTATCTTATTTTGAGTCGGCATTAATAATATCAAATATAGTAATATGGTCAGGTAGTATTACTGATGGATTAATACTTAAATTAGCTGAAAATAAAGATCCAGATTTATTAGAAACTGCTACCAAATTATTTTTCTTAGCCGGTTCTTTTTTCCTTTTATTAACATTCGTAGACGGTGATCCTCTACTATTTATTTTAAGACCTGAGTACATTGAAGCATTTTTAGCGTTAATAGTTCTATCTATATCCAATTTTCTTAGAGGCCTATATACTATTTTCTATCGTGGAATTTATATGGCCGATACTACATTAAGTACTGAAGGAAGTGGGGAATTAAAGGGAAGTACTGCAAATCTTATTAGAAGAAATATTTTTATTTCAATTATAGGTTTATCCTTCTCTACATGTTTAATGATAATTTTGAAAACTTTTAGCTTCTCATCTCCAGCATTAGCAATAGCCATAACTTTAGGTTTGCTAATAAATTCTATAGGAATGTTAACTACAGCATATATTTCAGCAAAGAATATATATCGATTAATCTTTCCTAAAATTGAAAGCGTAGTTCCGCTAATTGCTACTGTAGTATCATCATTACCTTTCTTAATTCGATATATGGAGGGAAATTTGCCTAAATTTAGGGCTATTCATGAAATAGAAATAATGTTAATATACACACTAATCTCGTCTTCTATTTTTGTTATTATAAATATAGCTCTTAATCCATATGCAAGACAGCTTTTTATTATGATAATAAAAAGAATCAAAAATTTATAG
- a CDS encoding class I fructose-bisphosphate aldolase, producing the protein MSGINIRINRLFERKNAFVVALDHGLVMGPLKGIEKPMEIVKSLSNIPDALQMTPAMLKIVEENFFSRSSPMLIARLDTANVWRQQKKYDSGYYSAVYKVRDAIEAGADAVVTYFVVGYGQDQIEGYNIEELSKIRREANDYGIPFIIEPLFVSPENPDSIKDVNLVKYVTRIASEIGADILKVDYTGKDNFKEVVDVAFSPILIRGGPKTNTNRDFLSMLNDAIISGAKGITVGRNLWQSQDPQKMAKAISAVVHERKSVDEAVKILG; encoded by the coding sequence ATGAGTGGAATAAACATTAGGATAAACAGGTTATTTGAAAGAAAGAACGCTTTTGTAGTAGCTTTAGATCATGGGCTAGTCATGGGCCCACTTAAAGGCATAGAAAAACCAATGGAAATTGTTAAAAGTCTTTCAAATATTCCAGATGCACTCCAAATGACGCCTGCAATGCTTAAGATAGTGGAAGAAAATTTCTTTTCAAGATCTTCGCCGATGTTAATTGCAAGACTAGATACTGCTAACGTGTGGAGACAGCAGAAGAAATATGATAGCGGGTATTATTCAGCTGTGTATAAAGTGAGAGACGCAATAGAAGCCGGAGCTGATGCCGTTGTAACATATTTTGTTGTAGGTTATGGCCAAGATCAAATAGAAGGCTATAATATCGAAGAATTGTCTAAAATAAGAAGGGAAGCTAACGATTATGGAATCCCATTTATTATAGAGCCTCTTTTTGTTTCTCCAGAAAATCCAGATTCGATTAAAGATGTAAATCTTGTTAAATATGTAACAAGAATAGCATCAGAAATAGGAGCGGACATTCTTAAAGTGGACTATACTGGAAAAGATAATTTTAAGGAAGTAGTAGATGTAGCATTCTCACCTATACTTATTAGAGGAGGTCCGAAAACTAACACTAACCGCGATTTCTTATCTATGTTAAATGATGCTATAATATCAGGAGCTAAAGGTATCACAGTCGGAAGAAATCTATGGCAGTCCCAAGATCCTCAAAAAATGGCTAAAGCAATTTCTGCTGTAGTACATGAAAGAAAGAGTGTAGACGAAGCCGTAAAGATCTTAGGATAA
- a CDS encoding glycosyltransferase family 39 protein, which yields MKKYNSIFYLALVIILIIYTYETILTFDPTFNPQADHYIGDEVWYPTAAYNILKYIFHITPKMYFPYSHESGIQYYINPEHPPLGKYFMDIFILILGYSPLAWRIPSWIMGDLIIVIGFLLSRKIIGDNIIGNLAGILTAIVIALDPTLWLLHGIALLDIYVGFFSILSLYLLISKRIVLASIALGLAMASKEPAFFLVLPFLYYLGEITNRIKIRALYSIGVPILVYALASIPIMLYFNGIMGWLHGSFLYMLGWDAENGHIALSATSQISEPWDWFLDIHPFYMGYNFYANVNPAIMFLWLFTTPIAFLFKDSRLITVTMWAWTEWLGFVLVYILGNHTLFSFYVADFGAVIDAYIVTSLFFLVQNMKNLKYKLSMKSETNDTKSSNNSSR from the coding sequence ATGAAAAAATATAATTCCATATTTTACTTAGCATTAGTAATCATTTTAATAATTTACACCTATGAAACCATATTAACGTTTGATCCTACATTTAATCCTCAAGCTGATCATTATATTGGAGACGAAGTCTGGTATCCTACTGCGGCTTACAATATTTTGAAATATATTTTCCATATAACACCAAAAATGTATTTTCCTTATTCACATGAGTCTGGAATACAGTATTATATAAATCCAGAACATCCACCGTTAGGAAAATATTTTATGGATATTTTTATTCTAATCTTAGGATACAGCCCATTAGCGTGGAGAATACCTAGCTGGATTATGGGAGATTTAATAATAGTTATAGGTTTTTTACTTTCTAGAAAAATAATAGGAGATAATATAATTGGAAATTTAGCAGGAATATTAACTGCTATAGTTATAGCATTAGATCCTACTTTATGGCTTCTTCATGGGATAGCATTATTAGATATTTACGTAGGTTTTTTTAGCATTTTATCACTTTATTTATTAATAAGCAAAAGAATAGTCCTAGCATCTATTGCTTTAGGACTTGCGATGGCTTCAAAAGAACCCGCTTTTTTTCTAGTTTTGCCATTTTTATATTATTTAGGCGAAATTACAAATAGAATAAAGATAAGAGCGTTATATAGCATTGGAGTTCCTATTCTAGTCTACGCATTAGCCTCAATTCCGATAATGCTATACTTTAACGGAATAATGGGGTGGTTACATGGAAGTTTCCTATATATGTTAGGCTGGGACGCGGAAAACGGACATATAGCATTATCTGCAACATCACAAATTTCAGAACCTTGGGATTGGTTCCTCGATATTCACCCATTTTATATGGGATACAACTTTTATGCAAACGTTAATCCAGCAATAATGTTTTTATGGTTATTTACAACTCCAATAGCTTTCCTTTTTAAAGATTCTAGGCTAATTACTGTAACAATGTGGGCCTGGACGGAATGGCTTGGATTTGTTTTAGTTTATATTCTAGGGAATCATACTCTCTTTAGCTTTTATGTAGCAGACTTCGGAGCAGTTATAGATGCATATATAGTAACCTCATTATTCTTTCTAGTTCAAAACATGAAAAATTTAAAATATAAATTAAGTATGAAAAGTGAGACAAATGATACGAAAAGCAGTAATAACAGCAGCAGGTAA
- a CDS encoding nucleotidyltransferase family protein: MIRKAVITAAGKGSRMKYITSVLPKALLPLFRHEDDKLVMRPIIDLITDSLGEIGVSKFCLVVGKHGKLLMDYMFERNITIVFQDEPKGFGDAVLRAEDFASNEPFFVHADDGVLTGGYREAKSLFEEINPDAVLLLREVKNPKRYGIVEIKDNGTYMNHKAYKIINAEEKPENPASNIAISAVYIFSPKIFNAIKKVSVAQGKELELTYGIKELLKNGGEVYGILLDNEKWLNVGDPENYYNALKFTYSDLKKC, translated from the coding sequence ATGATACGAAAAGCAGTAATAACAGCAGCAGGTAAAGGAAGTAGAATGAAATATATAACATCAGTTTTACCAAAGGCATTATTACCTCTTTTTAGACATGAAGATGACAAACTCGTTATGAGGCCAATTATTGATCTAATAACTGACTCTTTAGGAGAAATCGGAGTAAGCAAATTTTGTTTGGTGGTAGGAAAACACGGAAAACTATTAATGGACTACATGTTTGAAAGAAACATAACAATAGTTTTTCAAGACGAACCCAAAGGTTTTGGAGATGCTGTACTTAGAGCAGAAGATTTCGCATCTAATGAACCATTTTTTGTACATGCGGACGATGGAGTTTTAACTGGAGGGTATAGAGAAGCCAAAAGTCTCTTTGAAGAAATAAATCCAGATGCTGTTCTTCTTCTAAGGGAAGTGAAAAATCCAAAGAGATACGGTATTGTAGAGATAAAAGATAATGGCACTTATATGAATCATAAAGCGTATAAGATAATTAATGCAGAGGAAAAGCCTGAAAATCCGGCGAGTAATATAGCAATTTCTGCAGTTTACATATTTTCGCCTAAGATATTTAATGCAATAAAAAAAGTAAGTGTAGCCCAAGGAAAAGAATTAGAGTTAACATATGGTATAAAAGAATTACTGAAGAATGGCGGAGAAGTATACGGAATATTATTAGATAATGAAAAATGGCTAAATGTAGGAGATCCTGAAAACTACTATAATGCGCTTAAGTTTACATATTCGGATTTAAAAAAATGTTAG
- a CDS encoding trimeric intracellular cation channel family protein, protein MFVSLIMEVINYIGIFAFAASGALKAMEKQLDLLGAIVLGFVTSLAGGIIADILLGIFPPVNLVYLPYPITAIISVFLIILIRKNLTKISKKLLYFDAIGLGAFTAFGAQLAYFHNLNILGVAIVASITATGGGAIRDILVSEIPLILRKDFYATPSIIGGFVFYIVSLRFLDYISLILTFLLVTSIRLIAIKKKWELPKINII, encoded by the coding sequence GTGTTCGTTAGTCTAATTATGGAGGTTATTAATTACATAGGAATTTTTGCTTTTGCTGCATCTGGTGCTCTTAAGGCCATGGAGAAACAATTAGATCTCCTAGGAGCAATAGTTTTAGGATTTGTAACGTCTTTAGCTGGAGGTATTATAGCAGATATCTTACTAGGGATATTTCCTCCAGTCAACCTTGTATATTTACCATATCCAATCACAGCTATTATATCTGTTTTTTTAATTATATTAATAAGAAAGAACTTAACTAAAATAAGTAAAAAACTTCTTTATTTTGATGCAATAGGATTAGGTGCATTTACGGCTTTTGGGGCTCAGTTAGCATATTTCCATAATCTTAATATACTTGGCGTAGCGATAGTAGCTTCTATAACAGCTACCGGTGGAGGGGCAATAAGAGATATTTTGGTATCAGAAATACCGTTAATACTCAGAAAAGATTTCTATGCAACACCTAGTATAATAGGTGGTTTTGTATTTTATATAGTATCACTGAGATTTTTAGATTATATTTCTTTAATATTAACTTTTCTTTTAGTTACTTCTATAAGACTGATTGCAATAAAAAAGAAATGGGAATTACCAAAAATAAATATAATTTAA